TTGCTGCGCGAACGCTACGCCGTCGATACCGTGTTCGGCATTCCCGGCGTGCACACCGTCGAGCTGTATCGCGGCCTCGAGGATCAAGCGATACGCCACGTCACCCCGCGCCACGAGCAGGGCGCCGGGTTCATGGCCGACGGCTACGCCCGGACCAGCGGCAAGCCCGGCGTGTGCCTGATCATCACCGGCCCCGGGATGACCAACATCGCCACCGCGATGGGCCAGGCGCTGGCCGACTCGGTGCCCATGCTGGTGATCTCCAGCGTCAATCGCCGCGACACCCTGGGCCGCGGCCAAGGACGTCTGCACGAACTACCCTGCCAGCAACAGACGCTGGCCGGGGTGGCGCGCTTCAGTCATACCCTGCTCGATCCCGAAGCGCTGCCCGAGGTGCTGGCGCGCGCCTTCGCGGTGTTCTCCTCGGCGCGCCCGGGGCCGGTGCATATCGAGATCCCCATCGATCTGTTCGCCGCCCCCGTCGCGCCGCCCGCGCAGTGGCCCGGCGCCCGGCTGTATCGCCCGGCGCCCGACCCGGCCAGACTGGCCGAGGCCGCCGAGTGGCTGCGCGAGGCCGAGCGCCCGCTGGTGCTGCTCGGTGGCGGCTGCGTGGATACCGCGAAGAGTGCGCGACAGCTCGTCGAGCGTCTCGACGCGCCGTGCGCCACCACCATCAACGCCAAGGGCCTGCTGGGCCGCGATCACTCACTCGACCTGGGCGCCAACACGGCGCTGCCGGCGGTACGCGAGCTCGCCCGCGAGGCGGACGTAATCCTGGCCGTGGGCACCGAGCTCGGCGAGACCGACTACGACGTGGTCTTCGACGACGGCTTCGCACTGACCGGACGACTGATCCGTATCGACATCGACGCCGAGCAGCTGGTGCGCAACCAGGCCACCGCCCTGGGGCTGGTCGGCGATGCCGGCCGGGCGCTGGAATTGCTGCTCGCGCACTTCCCCACATCACTGACACGCGGCGGCGCCCAACGCAGCCGAGCCGTACGGGAAGCGTTGGCACTGGAGAGCGACCCGGCTTTCTCCACCTTCGTGCCGCTGTTCGCCACCCTGCGCGAGGCCCTGCCCGAGGCGGTGCTGGTCGGCGATTCAACCGCCCCGGTCTACGCCGCCAATCACCTGGTCTCGCAGCCCGCGCCACGGCGCTTCTTCAACGCC
The genomic region above belongs to Halomonas zincidurans B6 and contains:
- a CDS encoding 5-guanidino-2-oxopentanoate decarboxylase; the encoded protein is MTCAELLIRLLRERYAVDTVFGIPGVHTVELYRGLEDQAIRHVTPRHEQGAGFMADGYARTSGKPGVCLIITGPGMTNIATAMGQALADSVPMLVISSVNRRDTLGRGQGRLHELPCQQQTLAGVARFSHTLLDPEALPEVLARAFAVFSSARPGPVHIEIPIDLFAAPVAPPAQWPGARLYRPAPDPARLAEAAEWLREAERPLVLLGGGCVDTAKSARQLVERLDAPCATTINAKGLLGRDHSLDLGANTALPAVRELAREADVILAVGTELGETDYDVVFDDGFALTGRLIRIDIDAEQLVRNQATALGLVGDAGRALELLLAHFPTSLTRGGAQRSRAVREALALESDPAFSTFVPLFATLREALPEAVLVGDSTAPVYAANHLVSQPAPRRFFNASTGYGTLGYGLPAALGAALARPELPVVALVGDGGVMFTLSELATAVEERLPVVVLLWHNAGYEEIRRYMDAHGVARLGVDLKAPDFQQLASGFGCAASRVGSPHELATALANRPSGAPYLIEVDACAWQNAL